One genomic window of Evansella cellulosilytica DSM 2522 includes the following:
- the gyrA gene encoding DNA gyrase subunit A, with product MSEQDQSRVKEINISQEMKTSFMDYAMSVIVSRALPDVRDGLKPVHRRILYAMNELGMTSDKAYKKSARIVGEVIGKYHPHGDSAVYETMVRMAQDFSYRYMLVDGHGNFGSVDGDAAAAMRYTEARMSKISMELVRDINKDTIDYQENYDGSETEPIVLPARFPNLLVNGTSGIAVGMATNIPPHNLGEVIDGVLALSENPTITSTELMEYIPGPDFPTGAEIVGVSGIRRAYETGKGSITIRAKAEIEDNNGKPRIIVTEIPYQVNKARLIEKIAELVRDKKLDGITDLRDESDRTGMRIVIELRRDVNANVLLNNLYKQTALQSSFGINMLALVDGRPKVLSIKEVLYHYLEHQRVVIRRRTEFELKKAEARAHILEGLRIALDHIDEIIALIRGSQTTEIARQGLMENFSLSHDQAQAILDMRLQRLTGLERDKIEAEYQELVEKIKELKAILADDEKVLAIIREELTDIRDRYNDERRTIITFGEDSMEDEDLIPRQNVVITLSHNGYIKRIPLSTYRSQKRGGRGVQGMGTHDDDFVQHLFITNSHDHLLFFTNKGKVYRLKGYEIPSFNRTAKGIPIINLLQIEKDEYVSTVIPVDEFDEERYLFFMTKDGIAKRTALKVFSNIRRGGLFAINLREGDALHGVRLTDGTKEIIAGTRKGMSIRFHENDVRLMGRTATGVKGVTLQENDQVVGMDTIEEDQAVLIVTEKGFGKRTPVSEYRIQTRGGKGIKTCNITDKNGPLISLKVVSDDHDLMIITNSGVIIRMHVEEISTTGRNTQGVRLIRVGDEEHVSTVARVNIDDDEEIIDEQEESMEDSDLNNSEENEVAEADVNKEEE from the coding sequence ATGTCGGAACAAGATCAATCAAGAGTCAAAGAAATTAATATCAGTCAGGAAATGAAAACATCCTTCATGGACTATGCGATGAGTGTTATCGTAAGCCGTGCATTACCTGATGTTCGAGATGGATTAAAGCCAGTTCACCGTCGAATACTATATGCGATGAATGAGTTAGGAATGACTTCAGATAAAGCTTATAAGAAGTCCGCACGTATTGTAGGGGAAGTAATTGGTAAATACCATCCACATGGTGACTCTGCAGTTTATGAAACTATGGTAAGAATGGCACAAGATTTTAGTTATCGATATATGCTTGTTGATGGGCATGGAAACTTTGGTTCTGTCGATGGTGATGCAGCCGCAGCGATGCGTTATACAGAAGCAAGGATGTCCAAAATATCTATGGAGCTTGTTCGAGATATTAATAAAGATACGATAGATTATCAAGAAAACTATGATGGTTCTGAGACAGAGCCAATTGTTCTCCCAGCACGCTTTCCTAATTTACTAGTGAATGGAACGTCTGGAATTGCGGTTGGAATGGCTACTAATATTCCGCCTCATAACTTAGGCGAAGTCATTGATGGAGTACTTGCGTTAAGTGAAAACCCTACGATCACTAGCACAGAGCTTATGGAATATATTCCAGGGCCAGACTTTCCGACGGGAGCGGAAATTGTAGGTGTCTCGGGTATTCGTCGTGCCTATGAAACAGGAAAAGGTTCTATTACTATTCGAGCAAAAGCTGAGATTGAAGACAATAATGGTAAACCGAGAATCATTGTTACAGAGATTCCTTACCAAGTTAATAAAGCTCGTTTAATTGAAAAAATTGCTGAACTAGTAAGAGATAAAAAGCTAGATGGAATTACAGATTTACGCGACGAGTCCGACAGAACAGGAATGCGAATTGTTATAGAGCTTCGTAGAGATGTGAATGCAAATGTTTTGTTAAATAATTTGTATAAGCAAACAGCACTACAATCGAGCTTTGGTATTAACATGCTTGCCCTCGTTGATGGAAGACCTAAAGTATTATCTATAAAAGAAGTACTCTACCACTACCTCGAGCACCAACGAGTAGTCATTCGTCGACGTACTGAATTCGAATTAAAGAAGGCAGAAGCAAGAGCACATATTTTAGAAGGATTGCGTATTGCGCTTGACCATATTGATGAAATTATTGCATTAATTAGAGGCTCTCAAACAACAGAAATTGCTAGACAAGGGTTAATGGAAAACTTCTCTTTAAGTCATGACCAAGCCCAAGCAATTTTAGACATGCGACTTCAACGCTTAACGGGCTTAGAGCGCGATAAAATTGAAGCAGAATATCAAGAGCTTGTGGAAAAAATTAAAGAACTAAAGGCTATTTTAGCTGATGACGAAAAAGTACTTGCAATCATTCGTGAAGAATTAACAGATATTCGTGACCGCTATAACGATGAAAGAAGAACGATCATTACGTTTGGTGAAGATAGTATGGAAGACGAAGATCTCATTCCACGCCAAAATGTCGTTATTACCCTTTCACATAACGGTTACATTAAACGAATTCCACTTTCTACTTATCGAAGCCAAAAACGTGGTGGACGTGGTGTCCAAGGAATGGGAACACATGATGATGATTTTGTACAACATCTATTCATAACAAATTCCCATGACCACTTACTTTTCTTTACAAACAAAGGGAAAGTATATCGATTAAAAGGCTATGAAATACCGTCATTTAATAGAACAGCTAAAGGAATTCCTATCATCAATTTATTACAAATCGAAAAAGATGAGTATGTAAGTACGGTTATTCCAGTTGATGAGTTTGATGAAGAAAGATATTTATTCTTTATGACGAAAGACGGTATCGCAAAGCGTACTGCATTAAAAGTCTTTTCTAACATTCGTCGAGGTGGTTTGTTTGCGATCAACCTCCGTGAAGGCGATGCACTACACGGTGTTAGATTAACAGATGGTACTAAAGAAATTATCGCGGGAACAAGAAAAGGGATGTCTATTCGTTTCCACGAAAATGATGTCCGTTTAATGGGACGTACTGCAACCGGAGTAAAAGGTGTAACACTGCAGGAAAATGATCAAGTAGTTGGTATGGACACAATTGAAGAAGACCAGGCTGTATTAATTGTTACCGAAAAAGGGTTTGGAAAGCGTACACCAGTGAGTGAGTACCGCATTCAAACACGTGGAGGTAAAGGGATTAAAACATGCAATATTACCGATAAAAATGGTCCGTTAATTTCATTGAAAGTCGTTTCCGATGATCATGATTTAATGATTATTACAAACTCTGGTGTTATTATTAGAATGCACGTTGAGGAAATATCAACGACTGGACGTAATACACAAGGAGTTCGTCTCATCCGTGTTGGTGATGAAGAACACGTTTCAACCGTTGCACGTGTAAACATTGATGATGATGAGGAAATAATAGATGAGCAAGAAGAATCAATGGAAGACAGTGACTTAAATAATAGTGAAGAAAACGAAGTAGCAGAAGCGGATGTAAATAAAGAAGAAGAGTAA
- the yaaA gene encoding S4 domain-containing protein YaaA — protein MENLEQKVTIHDDYITLGQLLKEVGLISTGGQAKWFLQDTLVVVNEENENRRGKKLYAGDVIVIDDFGSILIEKES, from the coding sequence GTGGAAAATTTGGAACAAAAAGTAACGATCCATGATGATTACATTACTTTAGGTCAACTTTTAAAAGAAGTAGGTCTAATTAGCACTGGTGGTCAAGCGAAATGGTTTTTACAAGATACACTAGTAGTCGTAAACGAGGAGAATGAAAATCGTCGAGGAAAAAAGTTGTATGCTGGGGACGTTATTGTTATCGATGACTTTGGATCTATTTTAATCGAGAAGGAATCGTAA
- the gyrB gene encoding DNA topoisomerase (ATP-hydrolyzing) subunit B, whose product MEQQSYDESQIQVLEGLEAVRKRPGMYIGSTSGRGLHHLVWEIVDNSIDEAMAGYCDTITVTIEEDNSITVEDNGRGIPVGIHEKMGRPAVEVIMTVLHAGGKFGGGGYKVSGGLHGVGASVVNALSTKLEVEVHLDGKVHYQMFERGVPSADLKVIGETDKTGTIIKFKPDNEIFTETTEYDYDTLANRLRELAFLNRGLRILISDKRNDGKKAEYFYEGGISSFVEHLNRTKEPIHEPPVFIESEKDGISVEIAMQYNDSFASNLYSFANNINTHEGGTHESGFKTALTRVINDYARKNSLFKETDPNLIGDDVREGLTAIISVKIPDPQFEGQTKTKLGNSEARTITDSLFSEHMAKYMAENPNVARKIVEKGIMASRARDAAKKARELTRRKSALEVSSLPGKLADCSSKDATISELYIVEGDSAGGSAKQGRDRHFQAILPLRGKILNVEKSRLDKILSNNEVRAIITALGTGIGGDFDISKARYHKIIIMTDADVDGAHIRTLLLTFFYRYMRPLLEEGYVYIAQPPLFKIQQGKTVQYAYNEKEMERIIKELAETPKPGLQRYKGLGEMNPTQLWETTMDPSTRTTLQVTLEDAMVADETFETLMGDKVEPRREFIQANAQYVKNLDI is encoded by the coding sequence ATGGAACAACAATCCTATGATGAAAGTCAAATTCAAGTATTAGAAGGTTTAGAAGCAGTTCGTAAGCGACCGGGTATGTATATTGGTTCTACGAGTGGTCGTGGGCTTCATCACCTCGTTTGGGAAATCGTCGACAATAGTATTGACGAGGCAATGGCAGGCTATTGTGATACGATTACGGTCACAATTGAGGAAGATAATAGTATAACCGTTGAAGATAATGGACGTGGAATTCCAGTAGGTATTCATGAAAAAATGGGACGTCCAGCTGTTGAGGTTATTATGACTGTCCTTCACGCAGGTGGTAAGTTTGGAGGCGGTGGATATAAAGTTTCAGGTGGTCTCCACGGTGTTGGTGCATCAGTTGTTAATGCCCTCTCTACCAAATTGGAAGTAGAGGTACATCTTGATGGAAAAGTACATTATCAAATGTTTGAACGAGGTGTTCCATCAGCTGATCTGAAAGTGATTGGAGAAACAGATAAAACTGGTACGATTATTAAGTTTAAGCCAGATAATGAAATTTTTACTGAAACGACAGAGTACGACTATGATACACTTGCAAATAGACTGCGAGAATTAGCCTTTTTAAATAGAGGCTTACGTATTTTAATTTCAGATAAAAGAAATGATGGAAAAAAAGCAGAGTATTTCTATGAAGGTGGTATCTCCTCATTTGTAGAACACTTAAATCGTACGAAAGAGCCTATTCATGAGCCACCTGTTTTTATTGAAAGTGAAAAAGATGGCATTTCAGTTGAAATAGCAATGCAGTACAACGATAGTTTTGCCAGCAATTTATATTCCTTTGCAAATAATATTAATACCCACGAAGGTGGTACACATGAATCAGGTTTTAAAACGGCCTTAACACGTGTCATAAATGATTATGCTAGGAAAAATAGTTTATTTAAGGAAACAGATCCTAATTTAATTGGTGATGACGTTCGTGAAGGACTAACTGCGATTATTTCTGTTAAAATACCTGATCCACAATTTGAAGGACAAACGAAGACTAAGTTAGGAAACAGTGAAGCTAGAACAATAACAGATTCCTTATTTTCAGAGCATATGGCAAAGTATATGGCTGAAAACCCTAACGTAGCAAGAAAAATTGTTGAAAAAGGAATTATGGCTTCAAGAGCACGTGACGCTGCGAAAAAAGCACGAGAGTTAACACGAAGAAAATCAGCTTTAGAAGTGAGCTCTCTTCCTGGAAAACTCGCAGATTGCTCTTCAAAAGATGCGACAATTAGCGAATTGTATATCGTAGAGGGTGACTCTGCAGGGGGATCTGCAAAGCAAGGACGGGACAGACATTTCCAAGCAATACTACCACTTCGAGGTAAAATTCTTAACGTAGAAAAATCAAGACTAGATAAAATTTTATCGAATAACGAAGTAAGGGCGATCATTACAGCATTAGGAACTGGAATTGGTGGCGACTTTGATATTTCAAAAGCACGTTACCATAAAATTATTATTATGACAGATGCTGATGTTGATGGCGCGCATATTCGTACATTACTGTTAACATTCTTTTACCGTTATATGAGGCCTTTGCTAGAAGAAGGTTATGTTTACATTGCACAGCCTCCTTTATTTAAAATTCAACAAGGAAAGACAGTACAATATGCATATAACGAAAAAGAGATGGAACGTATTATAAAAGAACTCGCAGAAACACCGAAACCTGGTTTACAAAGATATAAAGGTCTTGGAGAGATGAACCCAACTCAACTGTGGGAAACAACGATGGATCCAAGTACACGTACAACGCTACAAGTTACTTTAGAGGATGCAATGGTTGCTGATGAAACATTTGAAACACTAATGGGTGACAAAGTAGAACCGAGAAGAGAGTTTATTCAAGCAAATGCCCAATATGTGAAAAACTTAGATATATAA
- the dnaN gene encoding DNA polymerase III subunit beta yields MKFSINRDQFVQSVQHVSKAISPRTTIPVLTGIKIEASFDGVTLTGSDSDISIESFIPLEDEEIQNVELEQPGSIVLPARFFAEIVKKLPEDTIELSVSEQFVTTLKSGSSVFNLNGLDPNEYPRLPEIEEDNVFKLKTDLLKNIIRQTVFAVSTVETRPILTGVHWAIEEGTLACTATDSHRLAMRNAKAETNTNDLSFSNVVIPGKSLNELSKILDDNEEWVDIIVTENQILFKAKNLLFFSRLLDGNYPATNNMIPTNSKTNVKLETKKFMQAIERALLLSRDGKNNVVNLKTLSNTHLEITSVTPEVGKVTEDVATLDFNGEELRISFNGKNIIDALRVIDSTEVTIDFTGAMSPFVIKPTEHENMLHLFSPVRTY; encoded by the coding sequence ATGAAATTTTCGATTAACCGTGATCAATTTGTTCAAAGTGTACAACATGTATCAAAAGCCATTTCACCAAGAACAACCATTCCTGTTTTAACTGGGATAAAAATCGAAGCTTCTTTTGATGGGGTTACATTAACAGGAAGTGATTCCGATATTTCAATAGAGTCATTTATTCCTTTGGAAGATGAAGAAATACAAAATGTAGAATTAGAGCAACCAGGGAGTATCGTATTACCAGCACGATTTTTTGCAGAAATAGTAAAAAAATTACCTGAGGATACGATTGAGCTATCTGTTTCTGAGCAATTTGTGACAACATTAAAGTCTGGTTCTTCTGTTTTCAATCTTAACGGTTTAGATCCAAATGAATACCCTCGTCTCCCTGAAATTGAGGAAGACAATGTTTTTAAATTAAAAACTGATTTACTAAAAAATATTATTAGACAAACAGTATTTGCAGTTTCCACTGTAGAAACAAGACCTATTTTAACAGGGGTACATTGGGCTATTGAAGAAGGAACATTAGCATGTACAGCTACTGATAGTCATCGTTTAGCGATGAGAAATGCGAAAGCAGAAACGAATACAAATGATCTATCATTTTCTAACGTTGTTATTCCAGGAAAAAGCTTAAATGAGTTAAGTAAAATTCTTGACGATAACGAAGAATGGGTGGATATCATTGTTACAGAAAATCAAATTTTATTTAAAGCAAAGAACTTACTCTTTTTCTCAAGATTATTAGATGGTAATTATCCTGCCACGAACAATATGATTCCAACTAATTCTAAAACGAACGTGAAGCTTGAGACGAAAAAGTTTATGCAAGCGATAGAAAGAGCCCTTCTATTATCAAGAGATGGGAAAAATAATGTCGTTAATTTAAAAACATTAAGTAATACACATCTAGAAATCACTTCTGTCACTCCTGAAGTAGGTAAAGTTACAGAAGATGTCGCTACTCTCGACTTTAATGGAGAAGAACTCCGTATTTCTTTTAATGGGAAAAATATTATTGACGCATTAAGAGTGATTGATTCTACAGAAGTGACTATTGATTTTACAGGAGCTATGAGTCCATTTGTAATTAAGCCTACAGAACACGAAAATATGCTCCATCTATTCTCACCAGTTAGAACTTATTGA
- a CDS encoding catalase yields MSKETNEHTSAQHDELTNRQGHPVTNNQNVRTVGNRGPTTLENYDFLEKISHFDRERIPERVVHARGAGAHGYFEAYGTVGDEPISKYTRAKLFQEKGKQTPVFVRFSSVVHGGHSPETLRDPRGFAVKFYTEDGNWDLVGNNLKIFFIRDPLKFPDLVHAFKPDPVTNLQDGERIFDFISQTPEAMHMITFLFSPWGIPANYRLMQGSGVNTYKWVNEEGKGHLVKYHWEPKQGIKNLTQDEAEKIQGKNFNHATQDLYEAIENGDYPEWELFVQIISDDEHPELNYDPLDPTKLWYKDDIPWQPVGKMVLNKNPEDYFAEVEQAAFGTGVLVDGLDFSDDKLLQGRTFSYSDTQRYRVGTNYLKLPINAPKKDVATNQRGGQMEYVVDKGKTQNPHVNYEPSIIGGLKEANQKGKEHTPYVEGELKRETIDRQNNFEQAGETYRRLSDWERDDLIKNLVTTLTPCRKEIKQTMIDMFMKCDKEYGQRVADGISKMEDENTSHRNPIGNAEADEAVEQAEKLGHPSDPY; encoded by the coding sequence TTGAGTAAAGAGACGAATGAACATACATCTGCTCAACATGATGAACTAACGAATCGGCAAGGTCATCCCGTAACAAACAATCAAAACGTCAGAACAGTTGGTAATCGCGGTCCAACAACATTAGAAAACTACGACTTTCTAGAAAAAATTAGTCATTTCGATCGAGAAAGAATTCCTGAACGCGTCGTCCATGCGAGAGGTGCAGGTGCACATGGTTATTTTGAAGCATATGGTACTGTAGGAGATGAGCCAATATCTAAATATACTAGAGCAAAGCTATTTCAAGAAAAAGGGAAACAAACGCCTGTTTTTGTGCGTTTCTCTTCTGTCGTTCACGGTGGTCACTCTCCAGAAACATTAAGAGACCCTAGAGGATTTGCAGTAAAATTTTATACAGAAGATGGAAACTGGGATTTAGTAGGGAATAATTTAAAGATCTTTTTTATTCGTGATCCTCTAAAATTTCCTGATTTAGTACATGCATTTAAGCCTGACCCTGTAACAAATTTACAAGATGGAGAGAGAATTTTTGATTTTATATCGCAAACTCCGGAAGCCATGCATATGATTACTTTCCTTTTTTCACCATGGGGAATACCTGCAAACTATCGTCTCATGCAAGGATCAGGAGTGAATACATATAAATGGGTAAATGAGGAAGGCAAAGGACACTTAGTAAAATATCACTGGGAGCCAAAACAAGGTATAAAGAATTTAACACAAGATGAAGCGGAAAAAATACAAGGCAAGAACTTTAACCATGCAACACAAGATCTTTATGAAGCAATTGAAAATGGTGATTACCCTGAATGGGAATTATTTGTACAAATCATTAGTGATGATGAACATCCAGAATTGAATTATGATCCATTAGATCCAACAAAACTTTGGTACAAGGATGACATACCATGGCAGCCAGTAGGAAAAATGGTATTAAATAAAAATCCAGAAGACTATTTTGCCGAAGTTGAACAAGCTGCATTTGGAACAGGAGTATTAGTGGATGGATTAGATTTTTCCGACGATAAATTGTTACAAGGGAGAACGTTCTCGTATTCAGATACACAACGTTATCGTGTTGGGACAAATTACTTGAAATTGCCAATTAATGCACCAAAAAAAGATGTTGCGACAAACCAACGTGGTGGTCAAATGGAATATGTAGTGGATAAAGGGAAGACGCAAAATCCACATGTTAACTATGAGCCTTCTATTATCGGCGGACTAAAAGAGGCAAATCAAAAAGGAAAAGAACATACTCCATATGTAGAAGGTGAACTAAAAAGAGAAACAATTGATCGCCAAAATAACTTTGAACAAGCTGGAGAAACATACCGTCGTCTATCCGATTGGGAGCGAGATGACTTAATAAAAAATCTAGTGACCACTTTAACCCCATGTCGTAAAGAAATTAAACAAACAATGATAGACATGTTTATGAAATGCGATAAAGAATATGGACAAAGAGTAGCAGATGGCATAAGTAAAATGGAAGATGAAAATACATCACATAGAAATCCGATTGGAAACGCGGAAGCGGATGAAGCGGTTGAACAAGCAGAAAAGCTTGGACATCCTTCTGACCCTTATTAA
- a CDS encoding HD-GYP domain-containing protein — MKVKIEYLIPGTILAEDIYKKTNTPIMKKKTVLTNELINILKIFMVPSVTIENKLENGSLFKANSVIVEDAKRKDTIEDPFIDRYLFAVQQFKKLFNHWQGGTKVDAFAVRKVFLPLYNKTPKKEDLIQLHHYSNKNEYIYFHSVAVSVLSSLVGRKMGLSNGEVIQLGLSGLLSDCGMAKLPFNVFEKKGALTIDEYEQVKTHPLFGYRMLEDVAGFTKEALLGVLQHHEREDGSGYQYKLKSNKIHLFAKIISICDIYHAMTSERHYRTKKSPYKVIESLRKEHFGKIDHIVLHHFTQVILDLSIGTKVRLSSNDIGEIVFLDEKEPTRPTIKLENGNLFELTSHHDVYVEEQLLE, encoded by the coding sequence ATGAAAGTTAAAATAGAATACTTAATACCAGGAACTATACTGGCTGAAGATATTTATAAAAAAACAAATACACCAATTATGAAGAAAAAAACAGTGTTAACTAATGAGCTTATTAATATTCTTAAAATATTTATGGTTCCTTCTGTTACTATTGAAAATAAGCTTGAGAATGGTAGTTTGTTTAAAGCAAATAGTGTCATTGTAGAAGATGCAAAGCGAAAAGATACTATTGAAGACCCTTTTATAGACCGATATTTATTTGCAGTTCAACAATTTAAAAAACTATTTAATCACTGGCAAGGTGGCACGAAAGTTGATGCATTTGCAGTAAGGAAAGTGTTTCTCCCTTTATATAATAAGACCCCTAAGAAGGAAGATTTAATACAATTACACCACTATAGTAACAAAAATGAATATATATATTTTCATTCCGTGGCAGTAAGTGTTCTATCGTCTTTAGTAGGTAGAAAAATGGGGCTATCGAACGGTGAAGTAATTCAATTAGGATTATCAGGCTTACTATCTGATTGTGGTATGGCAAAGTTACCGTTTAATGTGTTTGAAAAAAAAGGTGCTCTAACAATAGATGAATATGAGCAAGTTAAAACTCACCCTTTATTTGGATATCGCATGCTAGAGGATGTCGCAGGTTTTACAAAAGAAGCGTTATTAGGTGTCCTTCAACATCATGAAAGAGAGGATGGCAGTGGATATCAATATAAATTAAAAAGTAATAAAATCCACTTATTCGCAAAAATAATATCTATCTGTGATATTTACCATGCGATGACTTCAGAAAGACACTATAGAACGAAAAAATCACCTTATAAAGTAATAGAATCTTTAAGAAAAGAGCACTTTGGTAAAATAGATCACATTGTTCTCCATCATTTTACTCAAGTTATACTCGATTTATCGATAGGAACAAAAGTAAGATTGAGTTCAAATGATATAGGCGAAATAGTTTTTCTAGATGAAAAAGAACCAACTAGACCAACTATTAAATTAGAAAACGGAAACCTTTTTGAGTTAACATCTCACCATGATGTTTATGTAGAGGAACAACTATTGGAATAA
- the remB gene encoding extracellular matrix regulator RemB → MFIHLGADMVIRANKIIAILDHQSKDLSQDNLDFIDYQIKNKKTVAITDDDNPKSIVVTDKEVYLSPISSQTLKRRAETVTILDEEEMM, encoded by the coding sequence ATGTTCATACACTTAGGTGCAGATATGGTAATAAGAGCAAATAAAATTATTGCTATATTAGATCATCAATCTAAAGATTTATCCCAAGATAATTTAGATTTTATTGATTATCAGATAAAAAATAAAAAGACGGTAGCTATTACAGATGATGACAATCCTAAATCTATCGTTGTTACGGATAAAGAAGTTTATTTATCCCCTATATCCTCTCAAACACTGAAAAGACGTGCAGAGACGGTTACAATTCTTGATGAAGAAGAAATGATGTAG
- the recF gene encoding DNA replication/repair protein RecF (All proteins in this family for which functions are known are DNA-binding proteins that assist the filamentation of RecA onto DNA for the initiation of recombination or recombinational repair.), translated as MYIKQITIRDYRNYDHLTLPFNNKINVIIGENAQGKTNLMESIYVLAMAKSHRTTKDKELIRWDQPFAKVEGQINNKNGPLQMEVIFSTKGKKVKINHLEKKRLSEYIGSCNIVMFAPEDLSLVKGSPQIRRRFLDMEMGQIHPVYLYYLSQYHKQLKQRNQWLKDVLQKKQKPDATMLDVMTDQLIISAGHVIEKRYDFIKKLQKWAAPIHHDISRGLESLEINYVPSINVSEDMDLSTLLTVLKEEFDRLKDNELRRGITLIGPHRDDLQFLVNGRDIQTFGSQGQQRTTALSVKLAELELIHEKVGEYPILLLDDVLSELDDHRQSHLLNTIQGKVQTFVTTTSVDGIEHATLRNADMFYVQEGKIEVKK; from the coding sequence TTGTATATAAAGCAAATAACGATTAGAGATTATCGAAACTATGACCACTTAACGCTCCCATTTAATAATAAAATTAATGTGATCATTGGAGAAAATGCACAAGGAAAAACAAATTTAATGGAATCCATATACGTTCTTGCAATGGCTAAATCACATCGTACGACAAAGGATAAAGAGCTCATTAGATGGGATCAACCTTTTGCTAAAGTCGAAGGTCAGATAAATAATAAAAATGGTCCTTTACAGATGGAAGTGATATTTTCAACTAAAGGTAAAAAAGTAAAGATCAACCATTTGGAGAAAAAAAGACTAAGTGAATATATTGGTTCGTGTAACATTGTTATGTTTGCGCCTGAAGATCTATCACTAGTAAAAGGTAGTCCACAAATTCGACGACGCTTTTTAGATATGGAAATGGGACAAATACACCCTGTTTATTTATATTATTTATCGCAATATCATAAACAGCTCAAACAAAGAAACCAATGGCTTAAAGATGTATTACAAAAAAAACAAAAGCCTGACGCAACGATGTTGGACGTCATGACAGACCAGCTGATTATTTCTGCTGGTCATGTAATTGAAAAAAGGTATGATTTTATAAAAAAATTACAAAAATGGGCAGCACCTATACATCATGATATAAGTCGTGGTCTAGAAAGCCTAGAGATTAACTATGTTCCCTCAATTAACGTATCAGAAGACATGGACTTGTCGACACTGTTAACAGTACTAAAAGAGGAGTTCGATAGGTTAAAGGATAATGAATTACGACGTGGTATCACTTTAATTGGACCTCACCGTGATGATTTGCAGTTTTTAGTAAACGGAAGAGATATTCAAACATTTGGTTCACAAGGTCAGCAGCGAACAACAGCACTTTCTGTTAAATTAGCAGAGCTTGAACTAATCCATGAAAAAGTAGGAGAATATCCGATCTTACTATTGGATGATGTACTTTCAGAGCTAGATGATCACCGGCAGTCCCATTTACTTAATACAATTCAAGGTAAAGTACAAACATTTGTAACCACGACTAGTGTAGATGGAATTGAACATGCTACACTCCGTAATGCTGACATGTTCTATGTACAAGAAGGAAAGATTGAAGTAAAAAAATGA